CTAACCCGCTGATaaacacacacaacaacacattAAGACATCAATCAACACGCTAAAAAACAGGGGACACACACACTAACAAAATAACGTAACACACTAACCCGCTCATAAACAAACACAACAACTCACTTCCACACATCAATCAACACGCCAAAAAACAGGACACAGACTCACTAACAAATCATTGTAACACACTAACACGCCAACAAACAAAGAAACACACCAAGACATCAATCAACACACGAACAAAACCAGGACACAACACATTAACAAAGTAACACACCAATAaacctacacaacacactaaCCCGCTGATaaacacacacaacaacacactaaGACATCAATCAACACGCTAAAaaaacaggacacaaacacactaaCAAATTATTGTAACACACTTAACACGCCAACAAACAAAGAAACACACAGAGATATCAATCAACACACGAACAAAACCAGGACACAACACATTAACAAACTAACACACCAATAAACCTACACAACACTAACCCGCTgataaacaaacacaacaacacactaaGACATCAATCAAGGCGCTACAAAACCAGGACACAACGCACTAACAAACTAACACACCAATAAACCTACATAACACACTAACCCGCTgataaacaaacacaacaacactctTTAAGACATCAATCAACACGCTAAAAAACAGGACACATACACACTAACAAAGTAATGTAACACACTAACCCGCTgataaacaaacacaacaacacactaaGACATCAATCAAGGCGCTACAAAACCAGGACACAAGGCACTAACAAACTAACACACCAATAAACCTACATAACACACTAACCCGCTgataaacaaacacaacaacactctTTAAGACATCAATCAACACGCTAAAAAACAGGACACATACACACTAACAAAGTAATGTAACACACTAACCCGCTgataaacaaacacaacaacacactgaGACATCAATCAAGACACTACAAAACCAGGACACAACACATTAACAAACTAACACACCAAAAACCCTACATAACACACCTGGACACTgataaacaaacacaacaacacactaaAACATCAATGAACACGCTAAAAAACAGGACACGTACACACTAACAAATTACGTAACACACTAGCTCataaacaaacacaacaacacacttcAAGACATCAATCAACACGCTAAaaaacaggacacaaacacactaaCAAATTATTGTAACACACTAACACGCCAACAAACAAAGAAACACACCAAGACATCAATCAACACACGAACAAAACCAGGACACAACACATTAACTAACTAACACACCAATACACCTACATAACACACTAACACACCTGGACACTAACAAACAGACCAGTCAACTGGCAACACAACGCACTAAGACATCAACAAACTAACACACCAGGATGCTAACAAACTTATAAACTACAACATCAATAAACTAACACAATAACACACCAATAAACTAACATAACAAAACACTAAAACATCAACACACTATTATACTAGGACATAAACACAGCAACACACTGGGACACACCCTAACAGACTAACACACCAGTAAACTTACACAACAACACACTAAGACATCCATCACAATGCTAATGAACCAGGACACAAACTCACTGACTGACTAACACGCCAACACACTAACACAACAACTTCACACTAAGACTACACGGTAAcagaataacacacacacacacacacacattctctaaCACAGACGAGTGTGGCTTTTGTGCAGGAGGAGgttttagccccgccccctgagaATGACGACGTGGTCAATGATTTTGACATCGAGGATGAGGTCATCGAAGTGGAAAACAGGTGTGtgcgtgcatatatgtatgtacatataaataccaatgtatctatatgtatatatacgtgtatatatacaactaatatgtgtagtatatatgtatgtatatatgtatatttatgtatatatacaaaaagtGTTAATTGATCATATAACGATCTGAACatgaaaatgttatatatatatatcagtgtttcccataaactgccaagacacctgtggcggtgggggcgtggctatgggcgtggtcgccatgacatcatcgagtaatttgcataatttacaatgatatgattttctctaaaaaggctaaaaaatgtatacttactaattaataataacagttttgttttaaacgtccatccatccatccatccatccatccatcttacaatataattacaacactttatgtacatatttatatacagatttgaacaataagttattcactgaaatatatttattaattgtggttcttacaaaaaatatatcttataaaatataaaagctaaaatgtctcttaaaactctgccccttttaattagtgcatactaaataattcaactttagcctactactacaaccatattatttaccagcaacataaagtgaaacagaggcagaggtgtcctgccacagtcagtaacaaataaacagaaaacagtagtggtcaaatacaaataaggcaacaagagaagtatcccacacttctcttttgtaaagtaaatctgaacagcctatatgggcatctacatcaactatatgatttacctgagaagctggagaggacaaaaaatgttttttattttttatttatttgtggcggacgtaattctatcgtggcgggccgccacaaataaatgaatgtgtggaaaacactgtatatatatatatatatatatatatatatatatatatatatatatatatatatatatatatatatatatatatatatatatatatatatatatatgtatatatatatgtatataatatatatgtatgtgtatacatatgttccAGAGTGTGTGGCCACCACATGAGGCACTGTTTAAAGTTCTTGTGTGTCATCCGAGTGTAAAAAGAAGAATGTTGTCGTCCCCCAGAGAGGAGAACTTGGCTAAAATTGCACGCAGAGTCAAAGATTACAAAGTGGAGGAACTGAACCCCCCCAGAGAAGACAAAAGACTTCTGGTTCTGGATGTGGACTACACTTTGTTTGGTGAGTTTTAGCCCCGCCTACAACTGAAACACACACACCATCAGTacatgtctgatgtgtgtgttagATCACAAGTCGTGTGCAGAGACCGGCCAGGAGCTGATGAGGCCGTTCCTTCACGAGTTCCTGACGTCCGCCTACGAGGACTACGACATCGTGATCTGGTGTACGTACGCCTCGTCAGCCGCCGCCTCTCGTTTCTCCTTTCACACATTCCCCTGCGTTTCCCCGCAGCCGCCACCAGCATGAAGTGGATCGACGCCAAGATGAAGGTACAGTGGCTCAGTTAGGACCATGTGACCCCCGTGCTGCCAGTCAGCAAGACAGACGTGGTGTTTGCATTCctgtagtgcagtgtttttcaaccttttttgagccattccttgcgttgaaaaaatgcggaggcacaccaccagcagaaatcattaaaaaacaaaactccattgacagtaaaaagtcacaattgttggatattcatttaaaccataaccaagcatgcatcactatagctcttgtctcaaagtaggtgtatcagtcaatcaatgtttacttatatagccctaaatcacgagtgtctcaaagggctgcacaagtcacaacaaaCTTTTGAGTGTTGTATTTATCATAAGCGTGTACTATTACGACCTGTCACAATCACACCGTGACTTActgtattttgagttttttgctgttttcccgtgtagtgttttagttcttgtcttgcgctcctattttgttggctttttcctctctttttggtattttcctgtagcagtttcatgtcttccttttgagcgatatttcccgcatctactttgttttagcaattcaagaatgtttcagttgtttttatccttctttgcggggacattgttggttatcatgtcacgttcggatgtacattgtggacgccgtctttgctccacagcaagtctttgctgtcatccagcattctttctttaatttatttcgaacatgaacacacagtataatacatcacacaatttcatatcatttcactttacatcatgtccgaaaaggagtaggaagaagcaaagcttatttaatcctacccctttcccacttcagagcgtttacaaatatatagaatcatttactgacttttttatataacaaaataacatctgtgaattagtatacacaacagttttgtaatatgtaattaattaattcagtcattattaacatactgacatgaagaatatcttattttcaataaagttgaaagtatttctcataattcttcttctttgtgctttgtaagcactattattttgaacaacctctcaaACTGGATAATATCGGTGCGTTGTTTAACCtccttacttaatccattccataatttaattccacatactgatgtgctaaaggttctaagtgttgtacgtgcatataaatgttttaaatttttttttcctctAAGCTTATTTTTCTCTtaattgagaagaattgttgtacattctttggtagctgtttttgtttacttccacagtaagtctttgctgttgtccagcattctgtttttgtttactttgtagccagttcagttttagttttgttctgcatagccttccctaagcttcaatgccttttcttaggggcactcaccttttgtttatttttggtttgagcattagacacctttgtaccttcacactgcctcccgcatctacaaagcaattagctacctgctgacacctactgatatggaagagtattacacggttactctgccgagcaccgacactcaacaacaacacatcatttgcagactataattactgctttgcaaaaaatatttttaccccaaataggtgaaattagataatctcccatggcacaccagacttgtggtacagtggttgaaaaacactgctgtagtggAACCTCTCGCCAAGGGGGGGCGATGTtgattacgtgtgtgtgtgtgtcaggagtTGGGAGTGACGGACAACCCAAACTACAAGATCACCTTCATGCTAGACAGCGCGGCCATGATCACGGTCCACACGCCAAAGAGAGGCGTGGTGGAGGTCAGTCCACACCTGTGTTCCTTTTCATTCACGCTCTGTGGCcgcttcattaggcacacccgctgtgtgtgtgtgtgcgcgcaggtGAAGCCGCTGGGTGTGATCTGGGGCAAGTACGAGGACTTCTACAGCAGGAAAAACACCATCATGTTCGACGACATCGGACGCAACTTCCTCATGAACCCGCAGAACGGACTGAAGATCCGACCCTTCATGAAGGCGCACATGAACCGGGAGAAGGACCGGGAGCTGCAGAAGCTGGCCCAGTACCTGAAGGAGATCTCCAAACTGGACGACTTTTCTGGACTCAACCACAAACACTGGGAGaggtaacacgcacacacacacactattataCTACGCACTGTTtgctagtagggctgtgaatctttgggtacttAACGAGTCGATCCGATTTCGATTtctggggtgacaattcgattcttGAATCAACATGAATCTCCATtttcaaactgattctcgcaatgtattatttggttgaATAATTATAATGGAACTTTTTcagaacaggttacaggttagaaaagctccttctagtTGCACGGAGTTGCTCTAAAAATGTCTTTTGAAAAATGGATTCttactaaagattaaaaaaattcatcgatctttgaaaattataaattgattttcttgtattttttattagatttttgaaaatgatgaatcaatttaaaacattttttgtaaatacattttttatttaaaactttttttttgaaaattatgaatcaacaaaaaaaaaagtaaaaaaaaaaaaaagtttttatacatttttggaaAACTATGAACtaattagaaaaatatataattttttaatcgattaataattaataatcgattttttaaaatgtatatatttttgaatcaattttagaaaaatattaatcaaattcaaattatttttaaagaaatttttgaaaataatcacatttaaattaaaacaatttttattgattttaaaaaaaaattatgaatcaattaaaaaaatgtttgtaaattaaaaaaattaattatgaactaattaataaatatatctatttttaaatcgattaatagttaatattaataatcgatttaaaaaatatatagatatttttaaatatattttagaaaaatattaatcaaattgaaattatttttaaaatcagtttttgaaaataatcacatttaaattattttgttatttttttaaatcaattgttgaaaattatgaatcaattacataattttttgtacattaaaaatgttattttattaaatacatttttgaaaataattaatcaaattgaaaaaaaatacaatttaaatacatttgtgaaaataattaatcaatttaaaaaaatttactctatttttgaaaatcatgaacccattaaaaaaaaaattaaataaaagaaaatgttataaatttttgaaaatgattaatcgatttaaaaaaaaaatctatatatattatttaaatcgatttttgaaaatgatgacttACAATCGAGATGAACAAGAATCGCAATTTGGATGCGAAtccatttttttgtgcacccctacgaGCTAGCATTATCTActacaggggttcttaacctttttaaccTGGGGGCCCAACTTTTTTCACTGCATAggggcctggggcccactcaaatgttAACCCCGAAtttgactcataaaaactgattaaaaaaaagatacatacaattacgcagtactaaaatatatacattttaaccaagttgataacaataataatatacagtatatacctttCTTATATAAACTGTCAACattcaagtgcaaatgaaaatacagtttcaccactttagtcgtaatttttgcgcttaagaaacttctctatgactttagctccagacttctgtttgtttgatattgtctttactgccacaagtggtggaaaagtgtattacaacagaaTACCGCTGCAGCACAtacagctgagaaacaggtaATAAATAGCGGCCCTCTAGGTGGCGCTCGGGGCCCTATAGTAaagaaacactgatctaatgtgtgtgtggtgtgtgtgtgtgtaggtaccTATCCAAAAGGCAGCAACAATGATGACAACACcttccatcacacacacacaaagtacacaAGACGACATGTTCACAACAAACCGGAAGTCAACAAACCCGGCAGCCAGGCTCCGCCCACTCCCCACCGCCGCCATTGTTTGAATGCGCTTTAGCATGCGTCGTCGACACGAGAACACGCAGCGCTCGCAgcggaccacacacacacacaaaaagaaaactgCATCCAAATGTTGTGTGCTTGTTGTCACGAGACGGCTGTTGGAACTTGTGTCTTCTCCACAACATCCTGGTTCTCTGGATCAGTGGAACGGTTCTGTGTTGTTTGGGTCAGGAGGAAGgggaactgtgtgtgtgtgtgtgtgtgtgtgcgtgtgtgtgtgtgtgtctgaaggACACACTCTGGCTGTAAATATGACAATAAAACTTTTTTCTACACTAATGGCAAGAAACACTTCACTGCAAATCTTTTTTTCTAATTTTAATTTTCTTGTCAAGTCTTAAATAGTCTGACAAACTCAACAGAaatgcattttatatatatatatatatatatatatatatatatatatatatatatatatatatatatatatatatatatatatatatatatatatatattatatatatataaatatatatataaatatatatatatatatataaatatatatatatatttatatatatataaatatatatatatatttatataaatatatatatatatttatatatataaatatatatatatacatacatgcattttatatatatatatgtataaatatatatatatacatacatatatatgtacgtacatacatatatatatatataaacacatacatgtatatatacatatatatatatatataaataaatatatatatatacatacatacatctatataccggtgtgtgtatatatatatatgtataaatatatatataccggtgtgtgtatatatatatatatatacacatacacgtatatacacatatatatatacatatacacatatatatatatatatatacacacacacatatacctgtatatatacacgtatatatatatatatatacacacatgtatatgtgtatatatagatgtatatatatgtgtacatatatatgtatatatatagatgtatatatatgtgcatatatacatatatatatatgtgtacatatatatgtgtgtatatatatatatatatatatatatatatatatatatgtatatatatatacatatatatatatatgtgtgtatatatattagggctgcaacaactaatcgattaaatcgattataaaaatagttggcgattaatttagtcatcgattcgttggatctatgctatgcgcatgcgcagaggctacttttttaaattcttttttataaacctttatttataaactgcaacatttacaaacagctgagaaacaataatcaaaataagtatggtgccagtatgctgttttttcccaataaaatactggaaaggatagaaatgtagtttgtctcttttatctgattatt
This Entelurus aequoreus isolate RoL-2023_Sb linkage group LG05, RoL_Eaeq_v1.1, whole genome shotgun sequence DNA region includes the following protein-coding sequences:
- the ublcp1 gene encoding ubiquitin-like domain-containing CTD phosphatase 1, which encodes MSVSVIIKWGGQEYSITSLSEEDTVMDLKQSIKTLTGVLPERQKLLGLKVKGKPAEDQVKLGSLKLKPNTKIMMMGTREEGLEEVLAPPPENDDVVNDFDIEDEVIEVENREENLAKIARRVKDYKVEELNPPREDKRLLVLDVDYTLFDHKSCAETGQELMRPFLHEFLTSAYEDYDIVIWSATSMKWIDAKMKELGVTDNPNYKITFMLDSAAMITVHTPKRGVVEVKPLGVIWGKYEDFYSRKNTIMFDDIGRNFLMNPQNGLKIRPFMKAHMNREKDRELQKLAQYLKEISKLDDFSGLNHKHWERYLSKRQQQ